A window of Oceanivirga salmonicida contains these coding sequences:
- a CDS encoding DeoR family transcriptional regulator, whose translation MVNSKSLQLFKFVVLKNIINIKLLTNEILISEKKLRYELSILRDYLILKKFGRLNIQKGNVIIELNKEIDFIYENIKNDSNFNSIERQDYIYFKLLTNKSISLNKISQELNISKVTCRRDLNKLSKEFNKDIRIKLDKTYYLKGNEIEIRQKGVDILLKYLDKDMKKIVGSDIEILNDKVYSFLEILTNN comes from the coding sequence ATGGTAAATAGTAAAAGTTTACAATTATTTAAATTCGTAGTTTTAAAAAATATTATAAATATAAAACTACTAACAAATGAAATACTTATTTCTGAAAAAAAATTAAGATATGAGTTATCTATTCTAAGAGATTATCTTATTTTGAAAAAATTTGGAAGACTTAATATACAAAAAGGGAATGTAATAATAGAGTTAAATAAAGAAATTGATTTTATATATGAAAATATAAAAAATGACAGCAATTTTAATTCAATAGAAAGACAAGATTATATCTATTTTAAATTGTTAACTAATAAATCAATAAGTCTTAATAAAATTTCTCAGGAATTAAATATAAGTAAAGTTACTTGTAGAAGAGATTTAAATAAATTATCTAAAGAATTTAATAAAGATATTAGAATAAAACTAGATAAAACATATTATTTAAAAGGAAATGAGATAGAAATAAGGCAAAAAGGTGTAGATATATTACTTAAATATTTAGATAAAGATATGAAAAAAATAGTTGGATCTGATATAGAAATATTAAATGATAAAGTTTATAGTTTTTTAGAAATTTTAACAAATAATA